A window from Pseudomonas sp. Tri1 encodes these proteins:
- a CDS encoding phage baseplate assembly protein V — protein sequence MFDALLRMHLGPIIERLAEMETELEDLHRRAESFCRIGVCQEVDAASNTCKVSHGGLLTPAIRFFNPSAGAQSESRIPSVGEQCLLLNHGGGESGGQAVALFGLNGGQFPPVSTQATLTRRLYQDGTENGYDHASHVLHWQNGPATFTGSRESLELSIGPSRLAMTPEAIELHLGAVGLRLDASGVHLSGPVVDHQGRVISTA from the coding sequence ATGTTTGATGCGCTGTTACGGATGCATCTGGGGCCGATCATCGAGCGTCTGGCCGAGATGGAAACCGAGCTGGAGGACTTGCATCGGCGTGCGGAGAGTTTCTGCCGTATCGGTGTTTGCCAGGAAGTCGATGCGGCCAGCAACACTTGCAAGGTCAGCCATGGCGGCTTGCTGACCCCGGCGATCCGCTTTTTCAACCCGAGTGCCGGCGCCCAGAGCGAGTCGCGGATTCCGTCCGTGGGTGAGCAGTGCCTGTTGCTGAACCATGGCGGCGGCGAGAGCGGCGGGCAGGCGGTGGCGTTGTTCGGCCTCAACGGCGGTCAGTTCCCGCCTGTCTCGACCCAGGCCACGTTGACGCGTCGCCTCTATCAGGACGGTACGGAAAACGGCTACGACCATGCCAGTCATGTCCTGCATTGGCAAAACGGCCCAGCGACATTCACCGGTTCCCGTGAATCCCTCGAATTGAGCATTGGCCCGTCGAGATTGGCGATGACGCCCGAGGCCATTGAATTGCACCTGGGCGCCGTCGGCCTGCGGCTCGACGCTTCCGGTGTGCATTTGAGCGGCCCGGTGGTGGATCACCAAGGACGCGTCATCAGTACCGCATAA
- a CDS encoding phage baseplate protein, with protein sequence MIGIDRNTGATVDDWLQFVQRATRALTTPLGTRQKRPLYGCALTQLLGQNLGDDLLILAQNHAAQAFYNQENGIGDFEPQVIVASRHGAGLLLRFAGTWKNRKQTFEVVT encoded by the coding sequence ATGATCGGAATCGATAGAAACACCGGCGCCACGGTCGACGACTGGCTGCAGTTCGTGCAGCGCGCCACCCGTGCCTTGACCACGCCGTTGGGCACTCGCCAGAAGCGCCCGTTATATGGCTGCGCACTCACGCAGTTGCTGGGGCAGAACCTCGGCGACGACTTGCTGATTCTTGCCCAGAACCACGCGGCCCAGGCCTTTTACAACCAGGAAAACGGTATCGGTGATTTCGAGCCGCAGGTCATTGTCGCCAGCCGACACGGCGCCGGCTTGTTGTTGCGCTTCGCCGGCACCTGGAAAAACCGCAAACAGACTTTCGAGGTGGTGACATGA
- a CDS encoding baseplate J/gp47 family protein, protein MSMLIPGQNQLAEPAIVTVEAFEDLLAEFKTFVVEYVGARSPESAAKLVDSLENESELLTLALEAFCVRLQTHERKYNARIKQMLAWWATGTNLDARLADMGLERQLLDPGDPAAFPPIPPVYESDDDARLRYYLAPHAPAAGSRMQYRREIFILGERPAVKVENAAAGVVTVTYTFDPDGYAAQIKDGNGRRTAPGEVTVTVLSREGNGTPSEALIEGVRQHFARPDVRPETDLVIVQAAQIKPYKIRVVAKINAGPDSGLTKVAAEQQLQAYAEACHRLEGRVDPSWIDYTLHSAGAVQLQILEPLAPIVTTAFQAPYCTGVEVEVDTL, encoded by the coding sequence ATGAGCATGTTGATACCCGGCCAGAACCAGTTGGCCGAACCGGCCATCGTCACCGTCGAAGCGTTCGAGGACCTGCTCGCCGAATTCAAGACCTTCGTGGTCGAGTACGTCGGCGCACGCTCTCCCGAGAGCGCGGCCAAGCTGGTGGACAGCCTGGAAAACGAAAGCGAATTGCTGACCCTGGCCCTTGAGGCGTTCTGTGTCCGGCTGCAAACCCACGAACGCAAATACAACGCCCGCATCAAGCAGATGTTGGCGTGGTGGGCCACTGGCACCAACCTCGATGCGCGCCTCGCGGACATGGGCCTTGAGCGGCAGTTGCTCGATCCCGGCGACCCGGCGGCGTTCCCGCCCATTCCACCGGTCTACGAGAGCGATGATGACGCCCGCTTGCGCTACTACCTGGCGCCCCATGCCCCGGCGGCTGGCTCGCGCATGCAGTATCGGCGGGAGATCTTCATCCTGGGCGAACGGCCTGCCGTGAAGGTGGAAAACGCCGCAGCGGGCGTGGTGACGGTCACCTATACCTTCGACCCGGATGGATACGCGGCGCAGATCAAGGACGGCAACGGACGCCGCACCGCCCCGGGTGAAGTCACGGTCACGGTGCTGTCCCGAGAGGGCAATGGCACACCGTCCGAGGCGCTGATCGAGGGCGTTCGCCAGCATTTCGCTCGACCTGATGTGCGACCGGAAACCGACCTGGTCATCGTCCAGGCCGCGCAAATCAAACCCTACAAAATCCGCGTCGTGGCGAAGATCAATGCCGGTCCGGATTCGGGTTTGACCAAGGTCGCTGCCGAGCAGCAACTGCAGGCGTACGCCGAGGCCTGTCATCGCCTGGAAGGTCGGGTGGACCCGAGCTGGATCGACTACACGCTGCACAGCGCGGGCGCGGTTCAGCTGCAGATTCTCGAACCGCTTGCACCGATTGTGACGACGGCTTTCCAAGCCCCGTACTGTACGGGCGTCGAGGTCGAGGTGGATACGTTATGA
- a CDS encoding phage tail protein I — translation MSDDTPRPSLLPANSSALERALDLGFARLLERIDPPFPELMNPAATPFAFLPYLAADRGVSEWSTTAPEAEKRLTVELAWPTARQAGTRKALENAAKGLQLMPEVRAWYEQTPAGPPYSFSVRAFTEQPYSETIDARLDRRLADAKSERDTLMVSVGLSAFGRHVIGAATLCGELTTVYPIVIQGLEASGQAFMAAALYTVETSTIYPQGS, via the coding sequence ATGAGTGACGACACACCTCGCCCAAGCCTGTTGCCGGCCAACAGCTCGGCGCTGGAAAGGGCGCTCGATCTGGGGTTCGCCCGGTTGCTCGAGCGTATCGATCCGCCGTTTCCTGAGTTGATGAACCCGGCGGCCACGCCTTTCGCGTTTCTGCCGTATCTGGCGGCGGATCGCGGAGTCAGCGAGTGGAGCACGACAGCACCCGAGGCTGAAAAGCGCCTGACGGTTGAACTCGCCTGGCCCACCGCACGGCAAGCTGGAACGCGAAAAGCGCTGGAAAACGCTGCCAAGGGTTTGCAACTGATGCCTGAAGTGCGGGCCTGGTATGAGCAAACGCCAGCCGGCCCGCCCTACAGTTTTTCTGTCAGGGCGTTTACCGAACAACCCTACAGCGAAACCATCGACGCCCGTCTCGACCGCCGCTTGGCCGACGCCAAAAGCGAGCGCGACACCCTGATGGTTTCCGTTGGCTTGAGTGCCTTCGGCCGTCACGTTATCGGCGCCGCCACGCTGTGCGGTGAGCTGACCACGGTTTATCCGATCGTCATCCAAGGGCTGGAAGCCTCGGGCCAGGCCTTCATGGCCGCCGCGCTCTACACCGTCGAAACCTCCACTATTTATCCACAGGGGTCCTAA